The Myripristis murdjan chromosome 8, fMyrMur1.1, whole genome shotgun sequence genomic sequence gctgcagcgaaaacatacacaaaacagcCGCTGCCTCTGAAACGTGGCAGACCAAAGAGCAAGGCGGCCACAGGTCGAAGGGCGATGTTGATCAGGCCCAGGATGGACATGAGCAAGGCAGCACGGTCCTGTTCCATGCCATGGGCGGTAGCATAGGGCACCAAGTAGATGAGCGGCACCACAAAGCCCAACATCAGCCAGGTCACCCCCACAGTGTAGACACAATAGCGAGCATTGCTGATAAGCAGGTCAAAGGCCAAATGTCTGCGCAGGAAGGACACACAGTCAGAGAGCGCAGTCCTGCCACGGTCCTTCAAcccctgtctctcttcctggATATTACTTGATTTACTAGAGACTTCAGGGGGCTTGGCTTTGTTTGGTTCTGGTGTGTGATGCACGGGCCTCATCACGGCACCACACACGCAACAGTTTAGCAGCACCCCTCCCAGCACCAGGAAGCTGCCACGCCAGCCAAACTGTCTGAGCAGGAAGTTGGCAAGCAGGGGCAGAGTGCTTAGACCCAGAGCTGTGCCAGAGGAGGACAACGCATTTGCAAAGGCACGACGGCGCACAAAGTAATAGCCCATCATAGTCACTGACGGctggaaagaaaagcaaaatccCAAtcctgaggaagaagaggacagaGGTCTGATGAGTTTTCAACAACGCATGAAAGACAGGAACCATGTGTTAGTGGATCCTGACCTGTGATGGCGCCAGTGATGTAAAGGTCAGTTATGGACCTGGCCAAGGCAGTGATTGCCATTCCCAATCCACTCAGCACCCCACCCGCCATTATTGTTGCCCGGCAACCAAAGCGCTCCACTAACACACTGCATAACGGACCTAGACAGAAATGGAGACAAAAGTTTCAAACATACTattcacaaatacaaatcaatAGACCAGATCATGCACAGAAAGCTGCAGAGAAAAGACAATGCACTCATTAGCACAACAAATCAACCTTATTTGCATTTGTACATTATGCTGAAAACAGTCTACGCAAACAGAACTGTAAACAGGATTCAATTAATTTCCACTCATCTCTAATGGGttctcagaaaacacaaaaccactGATATATCTGTGGGCATGCTTTCTACTCTTgccaaattacagaaaataagcCAAGCTGTGAGAGAGAATTAGAAAAATCCATTTCCTACCTCTCCAAACCAACGACAAATAGATTACTTATCAGACTTATCAAATAAAATAGACATACAAAATCTGCTTTGTGGGCCTCTTTGTCTCTTGATGCACATATGATGACTGTGTTCGTTGGGctaagatgttttgtttttgttatgtttcatTTACAGGCTTTTAAGACAGGCATAAAACAGAACTCAATCATGTATAAAGAATACACAGCTAGTACACACCAAAAAACAGGTTCTgtgacacatgcacaaagaaagaaaaagctgaaaacatgcatgaataaaaaagaaataacagaaGGATCGAGTATTGTATAGTGTATTCAAGTTAATACAGTCTGCACCAAATACATGCAGGATGTGCTATCATAGCTCTGATTATTCCTTCAAGGACCAGCAAGTCGTCACAATCTGAATTTACGCATTTCTGGTGCAACGAGATCCAGAATTGATGAACTTGCTGTCATTTGTAACCTTTCATTTTCCAGTTTGACATCATGACACCCGGTGTCCAATAGcaaattgcagatttttttttttaattttccagagCATATGTTTGACCTGTGATATCTGTGGCAGGGTCCAATACTAATGCAATGTTTGCTAAATATTAACTGGATAAgatcataaataataataataataataataataataataataataataataataataataataataatacctttatttattattatttatttatttttattatttatttatttataatggtGTTGTATTACAGGCAACCAAGCTCAGTGACCCTCCAAGTGTTGCCCTTGGTTTGAGCTTTTTCATTACTGAGAGAGGTGAACATGGCAGGCGCACTAAAGACAAATAAGCTCTCCTGCATAAGAACAATGGGCTCCTGGCTGAGTCTCAGCCCTGAACTCTATATCACTGACAACCAAAGCTGACTCACTGGTGCCAGAGTCTATAAGAACTCTCTCTCATGTGGAGTAGGGGCAACGGAAAATACACTCTGTGTCTCCAGAGATCATCTCACTCCCACACTTTGGCTGAAAACACAAGGCTTACCAGAAACACctttgagtgcatgtgtgtgtgtatgtgtgtgtgtgtgtgtgtgtctgtgtgtgaaacgCAGGAAGGATGTAGGGTCAGTCATAAGAGTGCATGAAAATGTACTGAAGCCTTTCTACACAtactcaaacacagacacattcacacagtggTATGCAGTGATGTGTGATTTATAATGGCACCGGGTCAGCTGTGTGTCCCTACCCCCAGCGTGCAGCACAGCGGTCATGATGGCTGGCACCCatgctgtttctgtgttgcTGGTGCTGAACTCTGTCTGCAGGTCTGTGTAGAAAATACCAATGCATGAGGGGAAGGCCAGGGTGAGAGCCAAAACCAAGATGGTGGCGGCCAGTACCACCCAGCCCCAGCCTCCGTCAGGTGCCGCTACTTGGCTGCGCCCAGCAAGACCACCCACCTGCCCAGCATCAGTGCCTGGGGTAGTGGGACGGGGGGTTAGTTCCTGcatctgctcctcttcctcatttgGCTCCTCTGAATTGCTGTAGTCTCCTCCTGATAAGGGAGCAAACTCGGCTTCCTCAGGACTCTGTGTAGCATCTCTGCTGTCCTTCCGCGGTAGAATATTATCCCCATAACTGTGCCTGTTCCTTGGAGCCGGTGTCTGGCTTCGGCCTCCCACGCCTTTGGTCATTCTGCCAGGTGCTTCTGTTAgtgctgcttcctctgctgaAGATAAGCAAGCAGGATAAGGGAGGGATACAGTGAAAACAGCTGCCCAGTATTGTTGCCTTTGTGTAAATGAACCCATCCGGACATGTCAACTAGTCATACAGGGTGGTGCAAGAGCTGAAGTAAGACAAGACAGTAAATTACATTTATGGAAAGCATGTGTGCAGGCGAGCATTCAGAGAGCATGAATAGGACTATTATGATTCAACCATCCCTAAGACATGAGAGGCTGCATCAATACTGATATTCAAGTGAAAATATGAAGGAAGAAAATGAGGTTTTACAGAGGAGGTTGACATCTTGCACAACACCCGTGTTGCATCAGCACGAAACAACACACTGTCCCATCACATTAAGAATATGGACCAGATTCAAATCACTTCTCGACTCAGCTTTCATTGCCGATCAAACTGGCGGAGTGGTAATCCTGTCACACTGTTGCCAGCAGTTGTAAGGAATGTGGACATTAgttctttctgtgtttgttttgttttgttttaaatctccATGCCATTTTCGCACCCATTTTGCATGTAAATTCACCCAATTCACATCAACTTCACCCAAGTGCTTTTATCTTTAGCCCCTTCCCCCAGACATTTTGTCAAATAATCTGGCAAAACATATACCCAAATACTTTTATTAGGAACTGGAAGCTGACATTAATTCAGTGTTGACATTAGATCAAAATTGTCATTTTGgttacatttaaaaattcaGAGTTAAATAATATTGTATGACTGTTGattaattgttttctttttcaacatAGAAATGATGACATTGAATCAACACTGCATTTTTCTATTTAGTTTTTCCAGTGTTACTGGACAGATGTTGTAATAGTGCTCAACGAGAATCAACATTCAAGCCACTGAACATATGACATTCCACTTTGTAAGTACAGTCTCTCGATCATGGTTTCTGGCAAGTAAAATTTAATATTTCAGTGACTGTGATTACTGTTTCTGTGCATTCGTTAAAGGCTTACTTAGCCCAAGCTCATTTGAACCTAATGTTTACATTGTGCATACTCAATCTATGGTGGTAAAAGTCAGTAAGCACTAGCTAACTACAAACTGGCGCCAAATTAAAGGAGAAGCCAACATTAAATGGCAACACGACCTTGGTGCACCTTGGCATAGCTTCTACAAGTCTCTGGAACGTGACACAGACAGGGGCCTTCATTTCAAggacaaatgcacatttcagAATTCAGTGGTGCAAAAACCATAGGCACTGCTCTACAGAGATGTGGTAAAGCAATCTAGCCAGATGAAACATCCTTCACCATATTCTCAACGAGCAGGTGAGTGCATTTGTTGCCTACTCCATGAGAGCAGTACAAGCCTGAATGCTTGGCACCTACAGTGAGGGGGTCGGATGCATGGTTTGGCTCCACTTGCCCCATTAGAGGTaaggctcactgcaaatcaacacAAAGTTATTctgaacacacagcacacattatGTGCACACAGACTCTCTTGATGTATGATACAGTGGCATACAACTACATCAACTGGATGGAGACTGAGACAACACATCTCTTGTTTGATCACTCCAGCTAATCTCTTTTGCGGGCCAGCCATGCCTGGGGCTCCATCTGTGGTAACTTTTCAAACGGTAGTACAAATTTGTTCAAGGCCAAAACGACTTGCTCAAACAAATCCTCGCTTTGGTAAAGCCATGCAGGGCTTGCAAAGATGGCAATTCCTCCCTTGTGTCAAACTCAGCAGTAATCGCACagacaaaaatgacaacttGGCAGTATTTGTTATGCCTGCTGCTTCATCATAgaccagagagaaaaaaactgaacactTCTTGCTGTGTCCTTCAGTGTTGTTTTCAGTAACTTGTGCCATATAAGTAACACTCGGCGACATTCTTTCGAGACAAACTCACACTTTGGAGaaattttatattcatattttctctttCCCCCTAGCCCTGTTTCAAGTCATCTGCTGCAGGCGTGAAGTTACATGTGACATCCAAACGCCAGTTACTGAAAGTTTACATGctgaatctatctatctatttagtTTTTTAGCTCTCACAAAAGCTGTTCAAAGATTAAGATACTGGGCCGTGTTTTTTTACCAGCATACTATGCAAAGTGCCGCCAGTTACTAGCACAGTCACGTTTTTGTGACTAACTACCCTGCTCCACATGTGAGACTCATTGTAATTGTTGATGTAATGATCCATCACtttcttttaagttttttttttccatgtttaagTTTCCTATGTTGTTTTTTAGGTTTTACAttgtctgtccctccctctAGCTGTTCCTCATGATGCATTGGTTtgtaaacatgttttacacaaGATCTagtctattatctattatctattatcagTCTATTatcagctctctctccctccctctagcTGTGTTTCAGCATTAAGACACCACCTCCCTTCAACAACCTCATGTTCCCTGTTCCCTCTCCTAAAAGTGAGTTGAGAGGTGTTTTTATACTGACTGGTAAATTTTACACTTAATAGTTTAACAAAAATCAATTTTGTCTTCGGGTAGTGGTTAGAAGTGGGGCATTTGGGTAAATGATTATTTATGTCCAATTATTTGCTCTGAAAAACAACTAAGACttggaaaaaatgcaaacataatgTTATGATGAAATGATTAACAGTGATGTGTAATGAAAgggaataaatgaaaaaatgaaatcctgCTATAAATATCAACAGACACAGAGTTATAACGTCCTGCAAACCAGGTGAATTTTACAGTACTGCATCacgagggtttttttttttttgtgtgtgtgtgtgtgtgtgtgtgtgtgtgtgtgtgtgtgtgtgtgtgtgtgttctttggaAATTCTTCAAATGAGttcacaagttaaaaaaaaaaaaaaaaaagaaaagtggtgTTAATGTTGAGTCGTAAAGCATTCAGGGCAAAgctaaaatgtgtttgtgatgttatTGGTcctcatctgtttttgtttttagtataTTTTGTGATGATGCtagttgttgttgatgttaatTCCTGTTGTTAGTCAGATGTTTATTGTGATGttatctgtctttgtctttaatttgaattattttttttcctgtccatcTTGACCAGGACTTCCTAGCCAAGGAGATATTGTAACTCAGTGGGACATTTCAGGTTAAATAAGgataaatttaataaaaaaaaaaaaaaaaaaaaaaaaaaaaaaatgcatttgaactAATGTCTTGCTGACAGATGCTTTACTTACTTTGTTGAGTTAGTGACTTTTTGACTAAACAGCAGATGAATCAAAGAGTCGAAACTGACCTGTGTCTTACTGGCAAATCAAATAGAAACCCACTTTACATCAAGCAGgattgattttctgttgttttggttttgattttatgGTCAATCAACAACTGAACTGCGATTAAGGTAACACTGATTTAAGGTCAGTCTCAATCTGTTTTTCATCactgaaacaatattgtttCAGCGTACGAAACTGATATTGAATCAGTGTCACATTTCAACACTGAGTCAATGTTAGTTTTGTGACTGCAACCCTGACTCAGTGTTGGTCTGCTATCTCGTACAATAATATGTATTCACAAGTAGAAAATAAAGTTCATTGCACATAATGAGGTAAATGCTTAGATATGTATAAATATAGGTTTAAAATGGTTTCATTTTAGATAAACATAGAacacattcatttgaaatacTATTACTTCTTTGGACACTGAAATCCATTTTCCTCATAGCCTTTATGTTGACAAAAAGCTACCTACACACAATATCATTCAAAATATAACTTTTCCACTCTGTGTTTCAAATGAATACCACATCCCTCATGTCATGGACaaatattgattgattgtaaaTTCTAAGAGTACACATCAGGtatgaaatgcactttttccCGAGTTTACTTACCTTTTTGGATCTCCTTCTctcagctttttattttaaccttAGTGTGAAGGCACATCTCTGCGGGGTAAACAGCTTTTCTTGACATGAGGCATGTACTCTGCCCTGTCGCCGCGCTGACCTTATACCATCTCCACTTTGGAGCGCTCTCACCCGGCCGGGGCGAGTCCGCCGCATCAATCTGGACACAGTCAGGCAGGGTAAAACCGGGTGTTACACAATcttctcttcaaaataaaggcgtcACCGTCACTGGGAAAGATACTGCAACGTGAGCCGCCtatttgttttatattgaaAAAGAATTCaggaagttatttattttttcaccccaCTGTGTTGACAGGGTAGGTACAGCCTGCTTATATCGGGTTGCAGCTCCAAAGCGTGCCGAAGGGGCTTAGTGGGAACTCGTGACTAACGGGGATCGTATAATCGTCTGCCCACCGCATCATGTGCACCAGTGTCAGTGTCTATCAGTTCATTCAAACCCGCTCTacactttatttattccaaTGTTATGTATTGGTTGTTTGCTGAATTTTCCCCCAcccaaaacaataaacaacacagTTAATTTAATGGCCCGGACGGTCATCCTGGAcgtctttccttctttttcatcATTCAACTCCAGAATATGAGCCTATGTATCTCCCTTACAGTTGAATAAATGGTTTGTTTAAATTCAGAATTGTTCTGACTCTTGCTCTTCCTGGGATTTCAATGTAAGTGTTCAATGTCACACTGAATCCCATCCCAAATAATGTGGCTGGAATGACTTGACTTGGATTCTTTACTGGGAAAAAAGATTCCTTACATTTTTGTTACTAATTAAGAAACTTGTGGTCCGGCAGTTGTGTAAAATTTAGTCACAAGTCCTCACTAAGTCTCCTTCTGTGTCCCAGATGAATCCACTCAGTGCCACCGTGATAATGTCACCCTCTGCTGAATCCTAGTCTGAACTACAAATTCCTACTTCTGCCTGTTATagaaattaataaatgataTTTTAAAGCTATCTACTGCTCACTGATACCTCTACTTTATCCTACTTTTTAAACTTCTACCGCTCATGCTACTCCTTTATTACAACTCCAACATTTTAACTTCGTCTTCAATGTATTGATTATTATAGAACATTAAGAAATAAAGCAATAATTATCTTAAGCTACAAATAATCAAACTGCAACACCACTCCTGCAGGTTCAGCCCACTTTACCTGCGACATGAAATAGCCTACTTCACCTGCCATTCAGCAACATCAAGTTACTACTTCATTTAATGTTTCAATAACTTTAATTAAACTTCAACT encodes the following:
- the slc16a5b gene encoding monocarboxylate transporter 6; translated protein: MTKGVGGRSQTPAPRNRHSYGDNILPRKDSRDATQSPEEAEFAPLSGGDYSNSEEPNEEEEQMQELTPRPTTPGTDAGQVGGLAGRSQVAAPDGGWGWVVLAATILVLALTLAFPSCIGIFYTDLQTEFSTSNTETAWVPAIMTAVLHAGGPLCSVLVERFGCRATIMAGGVLSGLGMAITALARSITDLYITGAITGLGFCFSFQPSVTMMGYYFVRRRAFANALSSSGTALGLSTLPLLANFLLRQFGWRGSFLVLGGVLLNCCVCGAVMRPVHHTPEPNKAKPPEVSSKSSNIQEERQGLKDRGRTALSDCVSFLRRHLAFDLLISNARYCVYTVGVTWLMLGFVVPLIYLVPYATAHGMEQDRAALLMSILGLINIALRPVAALLFGLPRFRGSGCFVYVFAAAVFVNGLSNSICGISASFEVLLLFVVIYGLSMSVVGCLLFTVLMETVEMTRFPSALGLISMLESGTLLIGPPLAGMLVDSTGQYSYVFYASSVSVSLSGLFLMGSFYILDSRRRDREKKQKIKKPSALYQKPAIILVPDCEHSHVSSQGPEANDTVYVTNV